A part of Kitasatospora acidiphila genomic DNA contains:
- a CDS encoding type VII secretion target, giving the protein MVLPASGFQVHPDELSAAATAADGIAARLPDQGRLLAAATDRSADGLSGWRTAAALRSCGDAWHALLGRLNAELADQGRKLDSTAQRYRAGELSAADAFLAPAAHPHALAPPPALGREAPPYTTPVGP; this is encoded by the coding sequence ATGGTCCTGCCGGCCAGTGGCTTTCAAGTGCACCCCGACGAGCTCTCGGCCGCAGCCACCGCGGCCGACGGCATCGCCGCCCGGCTGCCGGACCAGGGCCGCCTGCTCGCCGCCGCCACCGACCGCAGCGCCGACGGCCTCAGTGGCTGGCGCACCGCCGCCGCCCTGCGTTCCTGCGGCGACGCCTGGCACGCCCTGCTCGGCCGACTGAACGCCGAACTGGCCGACCAGGGCCGCAAACTCGACAGCACCGCGCAGCGCTACCGGGCCGGCGAGCTCTCCGCCGCCGATGCCTTCCTCGCCCCCGCGGCCCACCCGCACGCCCTCGCCCCTCCCCCGGCCCTCGGCCGGGAGGCGCCCCCGTACACAACCCCGGTCGGCCCCTGA
- the galK gene encoding galactokinase translates to MRDEFERIFGAAPAGVWAAPGRVNLIGEHTDYNDGFVLPIALPHAVRLSAAPRTDGRLRLYSAQGDGRVTDLAVAELAPGAVTSWASYPAGVVWALREAGHQVGGADLYLDSDVPTGAGLSSSAALECAVAVAYRDLHDLPLTGAELARLAQRAENAFVGVPCGVMDQMASACCTEGAALFLDTRDLSLRQVPFRPAEQGLELLVIDTRVKHDIGDGSYAAVRAGCERAAELLGLPALRDLPAAELAAAQPRLPAELVPLVRHVVTENDRVLTAVELLDKGDFAALGPILTAGHASLRDDFRVSCAETDLAVASAVEAGALGARMTGGGFGGSVIALVPRESTEQVGKAVTAAFRTAGYADPVLFTVTAAEGARRLA, encoded by the coding sequence GTGAGGGACGAGTTCGAGCGGATCTTCGGTGCCGCACCCGCCGGGGTGTGGGCGGCACCGGGCCGGGTCAATCTGATCGGCGAGCACACCGACTACAACGACGGGTTCGTGTTGCCGATCGCCCTCCCGCACGCGGTCCGGCTGAGCGCCGCGCCCCGCACCGACGGCCGGCTGCGGCTGTACAGCGCGCAGGGCGACGGCCGGGTCACCGACCTGGCCGTCGCCGAGCTGGCGCCCGGTGCGGTGACCAGCTGGGCGTCGTACCCGGCGGGCGTGGTGTGGGCGCTGCGCGAGGCCGGGCACCAGGTGGGCGGCGCCGACCTGTACCTCGACAGCGACGTGCCGACCGGCGCCGGCCTGTCCTCCTCGGCCGCCCTGGAGTGCGCGGTGGCCGTGGCCTACCGCGACCTCCACGACCTGCCGCTGACCGGTGCCGAGCTGGCCCGGCTGGCCCAGCGGGCCGAGAACGCGTTCGTCGGCGTGCCCTGCGGCGTGATGGACCAGATGGCCAGCGCCTGCTGCACCGAGGGCGCCGCGCTCTTCCTGGACACCAGGGACCTGAGCCTGCGCCAGGTGCCGTTCCGGCCCGCCGAGCAGGGCCTGGAGCTGCTGGTGATCGACACCCGGGTGAAGCACGACATCGGCGACGGCTCCTACGCCGCGGTCCGGGCCGGCTGCGAGCGGGCCGCCGAACTGCTCGGTCTGCCCGCGCTGCGCGACCTGCCGGCGGCGGAGCTGGCGGCGGCGCAGCCTCGGCTGCCGGCCGAGCTGGTGCCGCTGGTGCGGCATGTGGTGACCGAGAACGACCGGGTCCTGACGGCCGTGGAGCTGCTCGACAAGGGCGACTTCGCCGCGCTCGGGCCGATCCTGACGGCCGGCCACGCCTCGCTGCGCGACGACTTCCGGGTCTCCTGCGCCGAGACCGATCTGGCGGTGGCGTCGGCGGTGGAGGCCGGGGCGCTCGGGGCCCGGATGACCGGTGGCGGCTTCGGCGGCTCGGTGATCGCACTGGTCCCGCGGGAGTCCACCGAGCAGGTGGGCAAGGCCGTCACCGCCGCGTTCCGCACGGCCGGGTACGCCGATCCGGTGCTGTTCACCGTCACCGCCGCCGAGGGCGCCCGCCGGCTGGCCTGA
- a CDS encoding MFS transporter: protein MAIDTASGVRGPGLGGTEGLGRVAAAAFVGTAIEYYDFFLYGMAAALVFGREYFPALGPVNALLAAFSVYAVAFVARPVGAVVFGHFGDRLGRKAVLVVSLLLMGLSTTAVGLLPGYGRWGVWAPLVLVVLRFCQGLGLGGEWGGAALLVAEYAPPGRRGRYSGYLQLGPCAGSTLATAVFLVVSLSLPAREFASWGWRLPFLGSLLLVGVGLFVRLRIAETPVFAAAERAATAVGEFGAGGESGASGGRGRALPIRAVLREHWRTVLLGSGALCFGYALYYLGSTYALAYVTGQLGVPQTVMLALQLLAAPAGALAVWYSAGASDRWGRRRTVLLGTVLASCWSLLLFPALETLRPELMLLALAGAGLLQGVLLGPVAAYLPELFPTRVRYTGAALTYNLGGVVGGGTAPLLATRMTAAYGTAAPVGWYLAGLGVVAVLCLLALPDRSGCDLTVEHGLGDGGPAGRAAVASGGAAV from the coding sequence ATGGCGATTGACACGGCGTCAGGAGTGCGCGGCCCGGGCCTCGGTGGGACCGAGGGGTTGGGGCGGGTGGCCGCTGCCGCCTTCGTGGGGACGGCGATCGAGTACTACGACTTCTTCCTGTACGGGATGGCCGCGGCCCTGGTCTTCGGGCGGGAGTACTTCCCGGCGCTCGGACCGGTCAATGCGCTGCTCGCCGCCTTCTCGGTCTACGCGGTGGCGTTCGTGGCCCGGCCGGTCGGCGCCGTGGTGTTCGGGCACTTCGGGGATCGGCTGGGGCGCAAGGCCGTTCTGGTGGTGTCGCTGCTGCTGATGGGGTTGTCGACGACGGCGGTCGGCCTGCTGCCGGGGTACGGGCGGTGGGGAGTCTGGGCGCCGCTGGTGCTGGTGGTGCTGAGGTTCTGTCAGGGGCTGGGGCTCGGCGGCGAGTGGGGCGGGGCGGCCCTGCTGGTCGCGGAGTACGCCCCGCCGGGCCGGCGCGGGCGGTATTCGGGCTATCTGCAGCTCGGCCCCTGCGCCGGCTCGACTTTGGCCACCGCGGTCTTCCTGGTCGTGTCGCTCAGCCTGCCGGCCAGGGAGTTCGCGAGTTGGGGGTGGCGGCTGCCGTTCCTCGGGTCGCTGCTGCTGGTGGGGGTGGGGCTGTTCGTCCGGCTGCGGATCGCCGAGACTCCGGTCTTCGCCGCGGCCGAGCGGGCCGCCACGGCCGTCGGAGAGTTCGGGGCCGGCGGAGAGTCCGGGGCGTCGGGTGGTCGCGGGCGGGCGCTGCCGATCCGGGCGGTGCTCCGTGAGCACTGGCGCACCGTGCTGCTGGGCAGCGGCGCGCTCTGCTTCGGCTATGCGCTCTACTACCTGGGCAGCACCTATGCCTTGGCCTATGTCACCGGCCAACTGGGCGTGCCGCAGACGGTGATGCTGGCCCTGCAGCTGCTGGCCGCACCGGCGGGCGCGTTGGCGGTCTGGTACAGCGCAGGGGCCTCGGATCGCTGGGGGCGCCGACGAACCGTGCTCCTCGGGACGGTGCTGGCCTCCTGCTGGTCGCTGCTGCTCTTTCCGGCACTGGAGACGCTGCGGCCCGAGCTGATGCTGCTGGCGCTGGCCGGCGCGGGCCTGTTGCAGGGGGTGCTGCTGGGGCCGGTGGCGGCGTATCTGCCCGAGCTCTTTCCGACCAGGGTCCGCTACACGGGGGCGGCGCTCACCTACAACCTCGGTGGCGTGGTCGGCGGTGGGACGGCGCCGCTGCTGGCCACCAGGATGACGGCGGCCTATGGGACGGCGGCGCCGGTGGGCTGGTATCTGGCAGGGCTCGGCGTGGTGGCGGTGCTCTGCCTGCTCGCCTTGCCGGACCGGAGCGGGTGCGACCTGACGGTGGAGCACGGGTTGGGTGATGGCGGTCCGGCCGGTCGGGCCGCTGTGGCGAGCGGGGGTGCGGCGGTGTGA
- the galE gene encoding UDP-glucose 4-epimerase GalE, with amino-acid sequence MSKYLVTGGAGYVGSVVAAHLLEAGHQVVVLDDLSTGFLEGVPAGAEFVRGRIQEADQVLDGSFDAVLHFAASSQVGESVADPEKYWRNNVAGSLELISAMRKAGVRKLVFSSTAATYGEPESSPIAETARTSPTNAYGATKLAVDHLITSEAIAHGLAAVSLRYFNVAGAYGAHGERHDPESHLIPLVFQAALGQRPHISVFGDDYPTPDGTCIRDYIHVADLAEAHLLALDAAEPGEHLICNLGNGSGFSVREVIESVKRVTGREIPVVTAERRPGDPAVLVASAERARQALGWVPKRPELDAIVADAWAFTLDKFDKSTGKSTTSTDSSTKSTSN; translated from the coding sequence ATGAGCAAGTACCTGGTCACCGGCGGTGCCGGCTACGTCGGCAGCGTGGTCGCGGCCCACCTGCTGGAGGCGGGGCACCAGGTGGTTGTGCTGGACGACCTCTCCACCGGGTTCCTGGAGGGCGTGCCGGCCGGCGCCGAGTTCGTCCGCGGCCGGATCCAGGAGGCCGACCAGGTGCTGGACGGCTCCTTCGACGCCGTGCTGCACTTCGCCGCCTCCTCGCAGGTCGGCGAGTCGGTCGCGGACCCGGAGAAGTACTGGCGCAACAACGTGGCCGGCTCGCTGGAGCTGATCAGCGCGATGCGCAAGGCCGGTGTGCGCAAGCTGGTCTTCTCGTCCACCGCCGCCACCTACGGCGAGCCGGAGTCCAGCCCGATCGCCGAGACCGCCCGCACCTCGCCGACCAACGCCTACGGCGCCACCAAGCTGGCGGTGGACCACCTGATCACCAGCGAGGCGATCGCGCACGGCCTGGCCGCGGTCAGCCTGCGCTACTTCAACGTGGCCGGTGCCTACGGCGCCCACGGCGAGCGGCACGACCCCGAGTCGCACCTGATCCCGCTGGTGTTCCAGGCCGCACTGGGCCAGCGCCCGCACATCTCGGTGTTCGGCGACGACTACCCGACCCCGGACGGCACCTGCATCCGCGACTACATCCACGTCGCCGACCTGGCCGAGGCCCACCTGCTGGCGCTGGACGCGGCCGAGCCGGGCGAGCACCTGATCTGCAACCTGGGCAACGGCAGCGGCTTCTCGGTCCGCGAGGTGATCGAGTCGGTCAAGCGGGTCACCGGCCGGGAGATCCCGGTGGTCACCGCCGAGCGCCGCCCGGGCGACCCGGCGGTGCTGGTGGCCTCCGCCGAGCGGGCCCGGCAGGCGCTGGGCTGGGTTCCCAAGCGCCCCGAGCTGGACGCCATCGTGGCCGACGCCTGGGCCTTCACCCTCGACAAGTTCGACAAGAGCACCGGCAAGAGCACCACGAGCACCGACAGCAGCACCAAGAGCACCAGTAACTGA
- a CDS encoding response regulator transcription factor, producing MGVRLVVVDDHRLLAEALAAALQVRGHRVLAVGSPASAGPELVAQRRPEVCLLGVARPGDPGAFGSVRRMRQERPEVAVVVLGPVDDLRGVANAFAAGAAGYVRSDERIEVVDRSITRARAGEAAVAVEVLQAAFERLLHPVREPDDEALRLLGSLTRREIQVLARIAEGQDTQEIALGMGIAPSTARTHVQRVLMKLGARTRLEAAAVADRTGLLARLARE from the coding sequence TTGGGCGTACGGCTCGTCGTGGTCGACGATCACCGACTGCTGGCCGAGGCACTGGCGGCAGCGCTGCAGGTGCGCGGGCACCGGGTGCTGGCGGTCGGCAGTCCGGCGTCGGCCGGACCGGAGCTGGTGGCACAGCGCCGCCCGGAGGTCTGCCTGCTCGGGGTCGCGCGACCCGGCGACCCCGGGGCGTTCGGCTCGGTGCGGCGAATGCGGCAGGAGCGGCCGGAGGTGGCCGTGGTGGTGCTCGGCCCGGTGGACGACCTGCGGGGAGTGGCCAACGCGTTCGCGGCCGGCGCCGCCGGTTACGTCCGCAGCGATGAGCGGATCGAGGTGGTGGACCGTTCGATCACCCGCGCGCGGGCCGGTGAGGCGGCCGTGGCCGTAGAGGTGCTGCAGGCGGCGTTCGAGCGGCTGCTGCATCCGGTGCGGGAGCCGGACGACGAGGCGCTGCGGCTGCTCGGTTCGCTGACCCGCCGTGAGATCCAGGTGCTGGCCAGGATCGCCGAGGGGCAGGACACCCAGGAGATCGCGCTCGGGATGGGCATCGCGCCCAGCACCGCGCGCACCCACGTGCAGCGGGTGCTGATGAAGCTGGGCGCGCGCACCCGCCTTGAGGCGGCCGCGGTGGCCGATCGGACCGGCCTGCTCGCCCGGCTCGCTCGCGAGTAG